A genome region from Chiroxiphia lanceolata isolate bChiLan1 chromosome 5, bChiLan1.pri, whole genome shotgun sequence includes the following:
- the SLC17A8 gene encoding vesicular glutamate transporter 3 codes for MLVDIRDLLKKKDKMPFKGLGSLKERFFNPGKEKVKNTISDSLGNLRRKIDGINVEEDHIELTEEGQPVQASTRKPALCECYCCGLPKRYIIAIMSGLGFCISFGIRCNLGVAIVEMVNNSTVYVNGKPELQTAQFNWDPETVGLIHGSFFWGYIVTQIPGGFIANKLAANRVFGAAIFLTSTLNMIIPSAARVHYGCVMFVRILQGLVEGVTYPACHGMWSKWAPPLERSRLATTSFCGSYAGAVVAMPLAGVLVQYIGWSSVFYIYGMFGVVWYMFWLLHAYESPAAHPTITNEERIYIETSIGEGASLANASKFSTPWKRFFTSMPVYAIIVANFCRSWTFYLLLISQPAYFEEVFGFAISKVGLLSAVPHMVMTIIVPIGGQLADFLRSRKILTTTTVRKVMNCGGFGMEATLLLVVGYSHTKGVAISFLVLAVGFSGFAISGFNVNHLDIAPRYASILMGISNGVGTLSGMVCPLIVGAMTKHKTREEWQNVFLIAALVHYSGVIFYAIFASGEKQEWADPENLNEEKCGIIDQDELAEETEMNNETFVSPKKMYGATSQNSEVQRRERRKQKQVTQDMEEQTSYHYENGNFQDLS; via the exons GAAAATCGACGGCATCAATGTAGAGGAGGATCACATTGAGCTGACAGAAGAGGGGCAGCCTGTGCAGGCAAGCACCCGCAAGCCAGCGCTGTGTGAATGCTACTGCTGTGGGCTGCCCAAGCGCTACATCATCGCCATCATGAGCGGTCTGGGCTTTTGCATCTCCTTCGGAATTAGGTGCAACCTAGGTGTTGCCATTGTGGAAATGGTGAACAACAGCACTGTTTATGTCAATGGGAAACCAGAGCTGCAG ACAGCCCAATTCAACTGGGATCCAGAGACCGTGGGACTCATTCATGGCTCTTTTTTCTGGGGTTACATTGTGACACAAATTCCAGGAGGGTTCATTGCAAACAAACTGGCTGCTaacag AGTGTTTGGAGCAGCTATCTTTCTGACATCTACACTGAACATGATCATCCCTTCTGCAGCAAGAGTGCATTATGGCTGTGTGATGTTTGTAAGGATTCTTCAAGGTCTGGTGGAG GGCGTCACCTACCCAGCCTGTCATGGGATGTGGAGTAAATGGGCTCCGCcgctggagaggagcaggttGGCTACCACATCATTCTGTG GGTCTTATGCAGGTGCGGTGGTCGCCATGCCACTGGCAGGTGTGCTGGTACAGTATATAGGATGGTCATCTGTCTTCTACATTTATG GAatgtttggggttgtttggtACATGTTCTGGTTGCTTCATGCCTATGAGAGTCCTGCTGCGCATCCAACAATAACCAACGAAGAAAGAATATATATAGAAACAAGTATAGGAGAAGGAGCTAGCCTGGCTAATGCAAGT AAATTTAGTACTCCCTGGAAGAGATTTTTCACTTCAATGCCAGTTTATGCAATCATTGTGGCAAACTTCTGCAGAAGCTGGACCTTCTATTTGCTCCTTATAAGTCAGCCTGCTTACTTTGAAGAAGTCTTTGGATTTGCAATAAGCAAG GTTGGCCTTTTGTCAGCAGTTCCTCACATGGTCATGACAATCATCGTACCCATCGGAGGGCAGCTAGCAGACTTCCTACGGAGCAGGAAGATCTTAACCACCACCACTGTAAGGAAGGTCATGAACTGTGGAG GCTTTGGGATGGAAGCAACCTTGCTTTTGGTGGTTGGTTACTCTCATACAAAAGGAGTGGCCATTTCCTTTCTTGTGTTAGCAGTAGGCTTCAGTGGCTTTGCCATTTCAG GATTCAATGTGAATCACTTGGACATAGCCCCACGTTATGCCAGCATTCTGATGGGGATCTCCAACGGCGTGGGGACACTGTCAGGAATGGTGTGCCCACTCATTGTTGGTGCAATGACAAAACATAAG ACCCGTGAAGAATGGCAGAATGTCTTTCTGATTGCAGCCCTGGTGCATTACAGTGGTGTGATATTCTACGCCATCTTTGCTTCTGGGGAGAAGCAGGAATGGGCTGACCCTGAAAACCTCAATGAAGAGAAATGTGGCATAATTGATCAGGATGAACTGGCCGAAGAAACGGAGATGAACAATGAAACTTTTGTAAGTCCAAAGAAAATGTACGGTGCTACCAGTCAAAACAGTGAAGtacagagaagggaacggaggAAGCAAAAGCAAGTAACTCAAGACATGGAAGAACAGACTTCTTACCattatgaaaatggaaattttcaaGATTTGTCTTAA